In Mixophyes fleayi isolate aMixFle1 chromosome 3, aMixFle1.hap1, whole genome shotgun sequence, the genomic stretch aaCCATGGACTAATTACGTGGTTTACACATCTTTATTTGTGCTAACATGCTAGTTACAGCTTAAGGACTTCAATAGATGCATAATAAGAAGTCATATAttgatgtttatataaaataatatatttaccaaCCAACAACACAGCGCAGCTTGGCGGCATATCTGCCATTTTatgactaattttttttttatcattctatCTTTTTcaacacttatttttaatatttcgctacaagtTATATTCAGGTTAATTCTTGGGAACACTTTGTAATCATTTTAAAtggttaaataaaatgtatgttttaatatgtatTCAACCCTTATTACATCACAGAGTGCCCTAATTAAACATGTTTTCCTTCTTTGTACTCCTTGTTGTTCATATGATaaaaagatgtcagaacacacagtgcaatgCAACTTTCTGTGTATTGGGCTGCGAGTGGTCACAGTGTCCATggtgacccctgtccactgtcgAAAGTGTCTACATTGAATACGTGACCAGAACAGGAACATGAAGCAAgggaagaaggtgacctggtctgatgaatcaccttttcttttaaatcatgtggacggctgggtgcGTGTTCCTTGTTTAcctagggaagagatggcacGCTGACAGAGGCAGCGtgatgctttgggcaatgttctgctgggaaaccttgggttctggcattcatgtggctgttactttgacacgtaccacctacctaaacattgttgcagaccaagtacaccccttcaaggcaacggtattccctgatggcagtggcctcttccaGAGGTCTGCCACAATGCAGAAAttcttcaggaatggtttgaggaacatgacaaagagtttgaggtgttgacttggcgtccaaattccctagatctcaatccaatcaagcatctgtgggatgtgctagagTAAcaaccttgcaacttacaggacttaaaggacctgctactaacgtcttggtgccagataccacaggacaccttcagaggtcttgtggagtccatgcctctacATGTTAGAGTTGTTTTGTAGGCACAAGGGGTACCTACACAATgctaggcaggtggttttaatgttgtgggtgaTCGATATATGTGCTGAGAAAATAGGTTTTAACGCATTGCCCATTCACTCTACATTCATTGTGCTTTTACTAATATAATCTACTGTACCGGAGGTGTGCATTAACACACAAGTAATAGGTCATGCAGATTAAAACTTTAGAACACAATGGTAAGGGTTTGAAATGAGATTCCCttttaaaaatgcttaaaatTCTGAAACccattttaatttcttttgttGTAGAGTATGACGTGAAGGATTATAATGATCTGCATTTTCCCGATTTACTAAATGATGAATCATTTCAAAATGTTAAGAATCCTCGCACAGTTGGACAAGCTACGGAGAAAGTTGCGAATGCAGTTGCAGAAGTCAAGAAGACCGGCAGTGTGTGTCTAGTCATTGGTGGAGACCACAGgtcttttaatatttatatttgttattaaaacacagaaaagcaaacatgaaaatgttatttaaactAACTTGGCagatttagataaaaaaaaataatgaaccaATCACCTGGGGTAAAAACTGCAAATATGCAATAGCACCAGTGAACTCAATTACAAGATTAAATGGTAAAATCTCATAACAATTATTATCTTAGatatgtaaggtgccacagtgctctgcagcgctgtacagtaaggaaaataggacatacaaggtagacaaaataaatgcagacatgaaaacaaagagtattgAGGGCcgtgctcattagagagctcacattctaagtggaagaaagCACAGCtgaagaggagcaaatgtggttcagagtgcagattgggacagttgtgagggtgcattagtgtgtaaTAGTAATCAGGGATAAGTCACCTGGCCAATTACAGACACTTATATTGGGAATGACTTCATCTGTCCCGCATAAGTGTAGTTTGTGTGGCTCCATACTCCAAATAACATCACATCAGGGTCTTAGTCACACTTACCATGTCCGCCACTGtcactgaaacaagaggagcaaatgttgCTTACAGttaagattgggacagttgtgagggtgcattagtgtgagtagtataatcTGGGGTAAGGGAAGctcttacaaaaaaaagaaaagaaaaaaaagagataggttttcagagagcatcaactatattatataataataatatgcaagtAATAATATGATTCAGTGTAGTGAAGAGATAATATCAACGTATGTTTAAATTGTACATTTACATGCTGGAAGTCATTCATTATTTTACTTCATAGGCAGATATTTCTACCTCAAAATTACTAATAAGCTTCATAGCTGATATTTGCTTGGGCCAATAAACAACCCTAAAATGACTcgacaatacaaatatataaattacaatattttagaaatgtaaggtcattataaaaaaataaaaggacatTGTAATGATCCATTTGACCAACTGTTGTTAATGCTTAACATAGAACAATGTCATACATTCAGTTATTTTGCCAGGAATTAAATTGTAATTTGTAACACAATGTTCTAAGAGCTGAATTTTAGCCACAGATGCACCCATGTCCCATTTCAATGTGTTGTGACATTCTATTTGTTTACCCCTATCCACTGTTTGTGCTGATGCAGCTTGGCAGTTGGGACAATTGCAGGTCACGCTAAGGTTCACCCTGATCTGTGTGTAGTTTGGGTTGATGCCCATGCAGATATCAACACTCCATTGACATCACCAAGTGGCAATCTACACGGACAGCCTGTCTCTTTCCTAATAAAAGAGCTGAAAAACAAGGTAAACAATTAATTATAATACACAGTAGATATTTTGTTCATGATTACCTGAGTCAAAACAGTCTATGTTGAAATTAATGATAGAGGTATAGGGACATGACGTAAATGTGTTGAGGGGATATCTAGCTAACCTGTTTTGTAGTAAAAGCGTCTTACTCTACCAAGATCAAAATGCCTAAATACGGTGTTCTCCAGGTGCCTGGATAATTTTCAAAGTGGGGGCTAACTTTTTTGGATGAGGTCAGGTACCCTTCACTGACTAAAATGTTTGCATGTTTGCAAGCTGTCCAGGCAGGGAGGAACAGTCAACAACCATAGCAGGACATGACAGATCATTCTCATTCTGCTAGTAAGACGTAGATAAAAAACCATCAACTCAATCTGGACATCCCCTTTATTCCTATTTAGACTTGTGCCACTCATAAGGAATGTTAATACTGGTGTAATGCATATTAAATGAGATTGAAGTTTTGAGAATTCATCTTAAACTCAGTAAACTAAGGATGGATGTATTAACTCAATACAaacaaacaactttttttttgttaaacaagAACCTAATGTACTGACATATAGACACCACAAGGTGCTAGAACAAAAATGAAAGTGTGAATGTTATACTGAATTTAGAAAGAAATAGAGATTTCTAATAGCCAGGGTTTCTAGCTTCTGGAAGAGGGACATATTGGAAAAAAAAGGGACAGCGGGATTTTGGTCTGTCCCTCCACAGTAAAGACAGTCATGATGTATCTATGGACTTAAGTTATAAATTGTAGTTGTATTAAaaggaaaacttttttttactaataaatcACACAGTTTAAGACACTACACTTTTTTTGTCTCTTAGATGCCGGAGATACCGGGATTCTCTTGGGTGAAGCCATGTCTGTCTGCTAAAGACATAGTATACATTGGACTAAGAGATGTAGACCCTGGAGAACAGTAAGTTCATTCTACAGTTAACACCCTtagttaaatgtatttattgcctTTCCCTTACATTTTAAGGATCACAGCTCAATTCTGCCAAAGTTTTTCTTGTACACATTGACCATCCCTTCCTGGATCTCACACAGGGAACAGAGACACCAAGATCACAGTGAATTAAGCTGTTCTTCATAAACTGTGAACATTCAAGGATGTCCTATCAGTCAATAAGTATCCTATTGTAATTCAGGAACAAATGAAGACACTGTCATTTACAGTAATTGAGCTGATACAGTATAGTGATGcttgcaaatttatattttaaaagtttaATTAATATATGTTGTTTTAGGCACAAAAtccctttaatatattatctcaAATAGCACAAGTAAAGACTCATGCATTTGCGCCCTCTAAAAGATTAGGCAAACATCCTACTAAAAGTGAAAACAAGTGTGGGTACACATCTagggttatataaataaattaatgaatagTTTAGTGGTGTGTTAATGGATAGATtattaatgatgataataaaaaaaccaaTAATAAAGCAAATATAAGTTAAACAATAAATTAACATATATTAGATGCATTAAATGAATCATTCTATAAGTTCTACCCTGCTCAATGTGCATGCAATGCATGttataaacaaatataatgaTTAAAAAAAGTAACTTgtatatctcttttattttagttATATTCTGCAGACACTTGGTATCAAGAGCTATTCAATGTCTGATGTGGATAGATTGACAATTAACAAAGTGATGGACGAAACACTTGAATATTTAGTTGGCAAGTAAGTACTTGAATACAACATATTCATGAAAGGAAGTTATACCTGTTTTACATTCATTGGTTTTGTCATGCAA encodes the following:
- the ARG1 gene encoding arginase-1, producing MSGRKRSVGVIGAPFSKGQPRGGVEEGPRHIRAAGLIEKLEELEYDVKDYNDLHFPDLLNDESFQNVKNPRTVGQATEKVANAVAEVKKTGSVCLVIGGDHSLAVGTIAGHAKVHPDLCVVWVDAHADINTPLTSPSGNLHGQPVSFLIKELKNKMPEIPGFSWVKPCLSAKDIVYIGLRDVDPGEHYILQTLGIKSYSMSDVDRLTINKVMDETLEYLVGKKKRPIHLSFDIDGLDPSVAPATGTPVHGGLTYREGMYITEQLYKTGLLSSVDMMEVNPSRGETPRDSQLTVNTALNMILSCFGKAREGFHGSSLNYADLI